tacctgcattcagatttagcattttccttcaggtcagtcctatgttcgtaataaaaaatctgtttaaatgtccgatgtattatcttgtccttttaacagttagggggctttcccgtgactgacagcgctagtcaaagcatttgtcagttgcgtcttgttccgttttcaaaacaattcagtctttttaatgtaaaagtcttcgctactgactgacacactcataaagacagtctttgctgccatctaatggcggaataatgtaatgcaatgttatatatgtatattaaattatattttattaaaacattaaataagtggtttatttatatatatatatatatatatatatatttatatatgtgtgtgtgtgtgatatttctttctttctatctatctatctatctatatttgtatatatttgcgTATATcactttcttcttttcttttcagaatGGAAATAGAATCAATAGAAATGAAATCCTACCTGAACTGTAGAAGAGGAAGCTTGGATGATCGGCATCTATAGCGACAGTGATTGGACCAATGGTTGCCACGGCATCAGCCAGTGCCTGCTCATCTCCGGCCGGGATGAACCTGTAATCTCTGATTCTGGCAACAACTGAACTTCTGTCATAGAAACAGGGTTGAGTATCCTGGTAAAACCATAACCAAAAAAGATACATTCAGATTGGccatctcagaaaaaaaaatcatacagtctaaaaaatcatacagtctTCAAATGATCAAGATCTCTCACCAATGATGTATAGGGATAAATGTCAGAGCCCTCCAAGCCTTTATTGATCACATAATCATAGGCGTTTGCCATCCAGGCTCCGCTGCAGCCATACGTGCCATAAGATCTGGAGCAGTCCACCAGTTGCTGCTCGCTGAGGGACACCAACCGTCCTGTCCTCTTGAACGTTTGGCCTTCAATGGCACCTGTAGTGCTAAAGGCCCAGCAAGACCCACAGTATCCCTGAAAAGAAATGACaaatcagtcttttttttttttttgcaccaaaCATCCAGTACAATCATTTTCAACAGTGTATatatcccagctaacagggaacgttctcagaacttttgCTAATGTTCTGGGAAGGTTCTCTCAACGTTAAGAACAAACGTTTTTCCAGTATCGTTGATAGAACGTTCGTTCaaagttaacattttttaaatgtcactacttgtttcagaatgttaagagaacattcaaaagtaacgttccgataatgtttgaagaatgattaAATGGaacgttcacataaccaagaaaaaacatttttaacattaaaagaactttcagaaataaagttttcctaacttaatgggaacgttagaaAACGTtcttatatttttgttaactgGGATAAGACTTTGGGATAAAAATAAGCATATCAATGATGATCAACTAAAAAAACAGAAGAGAATCCCACCTGGTCTTTGACTTCAGTCACATATCCCTGTGCTCGATAGTCAACATGGGTCAATCCCAGTTTGTTAGCATTGAAACGGAGCGACTGAGCGGAAGCAATTTTTCCTCTCCTATTTATCGGGCCATTGATTTTGGCACCCAGCAAGCGGTTATACTCCATCTTGGTCTAAAGATAACACAAAAATGAGATAAGATATAATCTTGGACCACATTTTTGTGCACTGTACATTATGACATCCACaccactaggtgtcagtataaGACCACCTTTAACAAAGCTAATAAAACAGTTTCACATAATTGCAAGTGTAGTTTTTCAATCGTATTACTCACGAGGTCACCGTATTTGTTCATTGCCATGCTAAACGTTGACAATCCGAAATGGAAATCGTCATTGTTTTTCTCAATCATCTTCATGTTGGTTTCCCAGATGGTCTGTCTCTGAATGTCGTCATTCTACAGTAATATAGTGAAACTTCATAAggaatacacacaaaaatgcagTGCATAACATACAGTATAACATGTTATCATCTTAACAATAAActaagtgacttaaactgcatgTTTATACAGGATTAAGTGCCTCAAAGGCACAATGGTGGTTCAAAACCTTTCGATTAAATGAgtttttaaaggaacagttcacccgaAAATTAATGTTTAgtctttatttactcactctcatgtctcATGTTGTGTTCCAACATGAGTGGATGaagactgaattttcattttttggggtgaactgtctctttaagccACACCCAAATTATCATAACTAACCTCTTCATCATAGGATATTTTATGGAGCTTTTTCCACAGTGTCCACTCCGAGGTGACCTCCTCTTCTGAATCTGCTGCCACCTGCAGAGGCGCCCACATCAAGAGTGCAAACACTGCCGCTCTACCGAACAGCGCCACCCAGTGTGCTTGATAGGTATCTATGCAAATacgcattacatttaaaaattgcTTTACCACTTATTTAAACAACTGGTTATTTTTTTACTTCTTAGACTGATTCACgtttacaataaatatacaaacaaacaaatgaataaaataaataaaaatattgagcaCAATTTCGTTTGCATTTTGGTTCAACAATTCAgtttaagtaaatatttatactaaatatttatttaaaaactaaatatgtaacataaatatttacacttcacttgtttataatatttacacCAGATCCAAAACGAATGTTTGGTTGTTTGCTTTTTTGAGTTCTTATTCTTAGACTGATTCAattttacaaacaaataaattaacaaaaaatataaccTAAATTGTgctcattgtttttgtttatttatttgtttgtttgtaaaagTGAATCAGTCTAAGAATAACTCAAAAAAGCAAACAACCAAACGTTCGTTTTGGATCTAgtgtaaatattataaacaagtcaagtgtaaatatttaaattgaattgtTGAACCAAAAATGTAACTTAAATTGTgctaattgtttttgtttaacaattcaatttaaataaatatttaaaaactaaatatgtaacataaatatttacacttgacttgtttataatatttacacCAGATCCAAAACGAATGTTTGGTTGTTTGCTTTTTTGAGTTCTTATTCTTAGACTAATTCACttttacaaacaaataaatgaaccaaaaatgtAACCTAAATTGTgctcattgtttttgtttatttatttgtttgtttgtaaaagTGAATCAGTCTAAGAATAAGAacttaaaaaagcaaacaaccaaacattcattttggatctggtgtaaatattataaacaagtcaagtgtaaatatttaaattgaattgtTGAACCAAACATGTAACTTAAATTGTgctcattgtttttgtttaacaattcaatttcaataaatatttataactaAATATGTAACAGAAATATTTACACTTGATCCAAAACGAATGTTcgtttgtttactttttttgaGTTCTTATTCTTAGACTAATTCACttttacaaacacatacataaaataaataaaaatcttgagCACAATTTAGGTTACATTTTTGGTTCAacaattcaatttaaataaatatttataatcaaatatgtaacataaatatttacactgtacttgtttataatatttacacCAGATCCAAAACGAATGTTTGGTTGTTTGCTTTTTGAGTTCTTATTCTTAGACTGATTCActtttacaaacaaacaaataaataaacaaaaacaatgagcacaataggctacatttttggtttaacaattaaatttaaataaatatttacaacaaaacatttaacataatatttactaaataatatttacacCATATCCAAAGTTCCTTATATGATTCCTTCCAGACTTACTGAACATGTTGATGCACAGGCTCTGCAGAAAGTGACTGGCTGAGAGTCTCAGGTGCGGATGAAACTACAGCATGTCTTCTGCATTATATACCATCGTACGGTAGGTGTGTCCATACTGTTAGAACTTGCTATACCATGTCATCCTGCAAAAGGAAGGCACTAATTAACAAgacttaaaatgtttaaaactaaCCTAACTTGCCAAAACACTGACATTGCTTCACAAGCTTTCCCAAGCTTTCCCAAATGTCGTCTTAGGAAATCAAATGTGATGGTtcatataacattttttattttgttattgaatatttaaatgaggaCTGAGTCAGCGATGTTTGAATGCCTGACGTTTTGTCTGACCTGATTCTTGTTTGGAATATAATGAACGTACTACTACAGACATTATATCCTCAAAGTATAGTGCAACAACACCAAGGCCTTTATTACGGGGGTGACTGCTGagtctctgtctttctttttctccagTCAGGCTGTGTATTTTTCGGTGCTGTCATAATGGTGTCATAATTTACCCCCATTATTACAGTTCATCCCATGATTGCCTCTGCAGGTCATATTTTGGGGCTTTTCATTTTACACAGTCTGATTTGAAGGGCAGGTACAGGTGAACAGCCTTACGATTTGCCTTACAAAATTACTTTGCCGTATTAAATAAAAAGGTTAGACTTCTTTTACTATAGCCtatacttttatattatattatatgctaTAGCCTTTATTTTTACCAtagactatatatatttttactatagaCTATATTGTTATACTATAGTGAATAGCCTTACAATTTTCCTTACACTTTgctgtattaaataaaatatgatttattatttatattttatactataGTCTTTATTTTTACTACAGACTATAATTTTTTACTACATTATGGTGAATAGCCTTACGATTTTCCTTACAAATTACTTTAatctattaaataaaaataaatataaaaactattttttactaTAGCttatattttttagatttttatatttctatactatagactatttttatattatatttcatactGTAGTAAATAGTTGTACAATTTTCCTCATAATTACTttgctgaattaaaaaataatacatataaatttCATCTATAGCttatatttttattgctttttttatttttatgttatagactttttatatactatatatatatcttcttCACAAATTACtgaagttatttttgttttgtattatgaCTTAActcatttaaactttaaaatatgaaaataacgCATTAGTGTATTAAATATGCAATTTGCATGATATATCTAAATGATacagaccccccccccccagacccttttgtaaaaaattatcaaaatatttaataaaatgctttatgtatgtaaataaatattctttttagAATTTTATAAGAAGATAACTAAAAAACTCCCCTCTGACAATTGCTTACTAGCTGTATCTTTTAAAAAAGATCTAAAATTAGgggtctctctctcacacacacacacacattagggtgatgcaaaaatgagtacaccccactgaaagtctctggagcaaagctaaattttagactacaaatgtctaatttaacaagaattaattattcattacacaggtgtccagcagacagttgactataaaag
The DNA window shown above is from Ctenopharyngodon idella isolate HZGC_01 chromosome 10, HZGC01, whole genome shotgun sequence and carries:
- the cts12 gene encoding procathepsin L, translated to MFNTYQAHWVALFGRAAVFALLMWAPLQVAADSEEEVTSEWTLWKKLHKISYDEENDDIQRQTIWETNMKMIEKNNDDFHFGLSTFSMAMNKYGDLTKMEYNRLLGAKINGPINRRGKIASAQSLRFNANKLGLTHVDYRAQGYVTEVKDQGYCGSCWAFSTTGAIEGQTFKRTGRLVSLSEQQLVDCSRSYGTYGCSGAWMANAYDYVINKGLEGSDIYPYTSLDTQPCFYDRSSVVARIRDYRFIPAGDEQALADAVATIGPITVAIDADHPSFLFYSSGIYKESNCNPNNLNHAVLVVGYGSEEGKDYWIIKNSWGTAWGEGGYMRMIRNGKNTCGIASYALYPIV